In Drosophila busckii strain San Diego stock center, stock number 13000-0081.31 chromosome 3R, ASM1175060v1, whole genome shotgun sequence, the sequence CAATGTTCTTTAGTGTAAACAGAGCACGGAAACGCTCTTTTAATGGACGATCCTTATTGTTTAGCACACCGCCAATAGCCTTTACTTGCTCCGCCGAAACCATGTTGACTTTGtcgattaaaataataaagtaaataaaacgtGTTCTAGAGACTTATCGAGTTATCGATTGTGTTTGACTCAAACGTGtttgaataaaaaagaaatgatgcgaagagaagaagaaaatatcgaaagaagaagaaaacaagTCGGTTGTTGAGTTACGTTGCGGAAAACGTCGAAaaagtgttaaataaattgttttaattaacaaaatatattgaaaacgTTAATTAAACATACACCGGTGCTAAAGCCGATAAGctaaaaagttattttaatCCGAAACTGGGATTTAAGTGTATTTAAGATTTTTGCGCGTTCGTTCAGCGTGGCgtgtgtatgtacatgtgtgtgcgtaataTACCTGCTAGTTGATTGGAATTGTGTGCAAAGGGAGAGGAAGTGGACTCGCTATATTGAAGCGAAGCGTTGTAACATTAACTGAAAGCATTGCAGAATACacaattgtattttgtaaataatattgaatatcAGAGCCAACTAAACGAATATGTCGGACGAAACAAGTTTGCAGAAGCCAGAAGCCGTGCCTGAGGTCAACAACGAGGAACCGGCAGTGGATGAGAAAAAGACACCCGTAAGTGTCCCacaaacacatatatttaagtatacatatgtatacgtatttatttgtgaaataAATGGGCATAGTCATCGTTAACACCGGGGCTCGCGATAAGAGCACGCTTGCAAACCATACACTAACACACTCATGTAAATCTACAAACAGAATTATCTAGAAGAGCGAGCAGTGTACAGATTTTTCCAAATCGTTGAAACATGCaatcatacatatttatttttgtgttgcaGTTAATTCTGCACCTTCATATTTATCTCTATTTATGCTGTTTCGTGTTGATGTTAATTTTGTTTCCCTCGTGTGCGCGCGCTTTTCCTAACATCCcttgttagtgtgtgtgtgtatgcatgtatatttatatacacatacaagtatacacacgcacacacacgtatactTGGAGTAGTCGGCGTGTCTCTTTTGTTCGCGTTAAGCCGCGGCGCgcgcgtctgtctgtctcgctctcgtttgtttttatttttcttgttcTCTTTTcgactttttgttgtttgctgtactttgtcacacacatacaccgcacacaaacacagacatgTGGGGGAAGTGTAGAAAATGCTGTTCAATATGCCGCATCAATGTGGCGGGCAATTGTGTTCCACTTGAATTCAGTCGTGTTTACAGCATATTCagatttttaaacaataactgTTAAATATTCTAATGTATGATATTTGATATTAACAACTGTTGCAGAAACGCACGCCGAAACGCCTCTCATTCGTTGAACGAGCACAACGGGAGAGCGAAGAGCTTGTGAGGAATATGGGTGGCAGCTTGGATGTGGCTGGTGGCCGCCGTACGCGATCCAGTGCCCGTGGCACGCCCACGCGTGCAGCGGAGACCGTTACGCCGCCACCAAGTAAAAAGGCGCGCACATCGCCGGGCTCTGCCAAGAGCGGTGGACGCGGTCGTGGTGCACGTAAATTAGATGTTGGTGCCGATGATGAGGTCGAGCAAGAGCCTGTTAAGCCAAAATCTGCCGAGAAACAGGAGAAGGCAGCTACCACTCCCGCAAAGGCAGCAGTaagtaatgaaaatattttgtttggcatatatttaaaaattaatttgttttaggCCGCATCAAAGAAGAAGGATAAAAAGGTGGAGAAGCCAGCAGAAgctgagagtgagagcaaggAAGCTGAAGAGACCACAGCAGCATCCACTAAATCAAAAGAAACAGTTGCCAAGCCCACAGAGAGTGGGGATCAGCCAGATGCAGCGGAAAAGTTGAATGCAGTggaggaagaagaagaaaagcaTAACAATGTGGACCACGCTGAGACTAGCACAAATGACTCCGAAGAAAAGTCAGAAGTATCTGAAGAAACAGCTAAAGTTGAGGACCCACCCAAAAGTGAAGCCACCTCCCCCATGGATGTGGATGAAGAGGAAAAGAAAGAACCTGAGCCTGTTACCACAGCGAGCAGCACACCTACACCTGTTGCTGATGCGGCTCCTGCTCCAGAACCAGTTGAAGAAACGAAACCAGCACCACCAACACCAGAAAAAGAGCCAGCTGTCGAGGAGCCCAAATCAGTTGCTGAAGGAGTTAAGGAGCGTACACCCGAACCAATGGAAGTCGATGGTAGTGCCAAGAATAATGCCGAACCTGCGGTCACAGAGCCTGTTGCGgaggcagcaccagcagccaaAGTGGAAGAGGTAGCAAGTGCAGTGCCGAGCACAGAATCCAACGATGTCTCCGTGAAGGAGGTGAAGGTAGATGCTCCCTCAGTGCCCGAGAAGGAGGCTACCGACAGTGAGGTCAAGAGCACGCCAGTAGTGAACAAcacggctgctgctgatgagaCAATCAAAATCACCAACGATGTGAGCAAACCAGTAGCAGCTGATAAAGCTGAACCTGTTGCGGTAGAAGCGCCTGTAACGCCGGTCAAGGAGTCACAGGTGAACAGCGAAAACAAATCAGAGCCAAATGACAATGGTGAGTTAGTCTATAAAGccatttgaatatatatttttataatgcaatGTTTGTCAACAGGTGAGCCAAAAATTGTCAGCCGTGCTGCAGAGGATGGCGAGAATCATGCAACGCCGCAAGCATGcaactaagcagcagcaatattaattaataccGATGATGAAATCCAATAACTATAGTACGTGCCGTAAGTGTACAAAATGCAACGTCGAGTCAACCCGACAAGATGCCCCAGAACTTCgtgaaaaatatttcaaaaatccTTAACTGAGCAACCCAATCCAATGCAGTCTCAATTCTCAATGATAGCTTCGATGCACTTCGTCCAGCGTCATTTGGGGCTAACATCTGTCTGCGATGCAGGTTGTGTAAACTTTGTTAAGTGTGAGCAATAATGtaacgaaacacacacacaccacaaaGCTAATATCTAGTTCTAACCcgccaatacacacacacacacacacacacacacaaacacactcacatgcaacacaacacaattacactcacacacacacacacacattgacagaAACAGACCTTGTTACAAGCATCTTACtataataatatgtatgtgtacattTAACTAAATTGGAAAAACAAAGAGAAAACTAAAACAAGTACATGATAaagatatgtatgtaaaatagatgtttttaaattttaagacaTAATCTTTAATACCAGTCtaatacatattaaaaattcaatggACTACGCTAAAATCCAAGAAAAGatttttaacaaacaattaagtaaaacaaataaaaataaaacaagagcCTGGAATTTATCAATGCCATTCGTGTAACATGGCTACTTACaatattacatatacatatatatattttataactatacataattttcttttgagtTGACATTCactttgtttgtgtttgcgaAAACTGCTCACCGGAAGCATttagtttataacaaaatttaccatatataaatttgtaaactgATTAACTGATATATCAAAGAAGGCGACATTTGTATAAGCGTAAAAATCTTTTCCACTTAACTAAATTACGAATAGTGCGAATAATAATCATTTTcaatgaataatttttattaaaattttatagcgTAAAGTACTTGAAAAcactttcatttttatttgttctgTTTTTGGTTTCCATTAATCTTAACTGACATAATCAGTTGGAGCAGTTTTTATATGTAGCTGGATAGTTGTATAagaacaattttcatttaaatattcttttgtaaataaatcttttaaaaatacaaaagagaTGGAAAGGAACGtgtattaaattagttatgcTGCTAGATTTTCCTTTTCTAGTTTTGTCAACGGCTCTTTCAAAGGCAAATCTTCCAGCTCCTGCTCTTGACTCGGAAGATTTAACATACCGCGCACAAAGGGAGAGTACAGTTTAGGATCTAATATCTTTTTCTTATCTGGACGCCAGACGTAACTCATTGGCACTGCCCAGACGAATATAAGTATAGCTCCCAACACTTTGTACCAGTAAAAAGAAATGTCAAAGATAGAGAACTCCCGATTGCTGTCAAAGGCTGTTGTTATATTGCTCGGCATaggagctgttgttgttgctggtgtcgTAGCCATTGTTGCATTGCTGTTTGATAAGAACATTAATAAgtgcttataaacaataagtaGCTATACTTACATGGCATTTGCAATCGTATGGAAGCCACGCGCCTCGCATTGATCCAAGGAATTGGGCAGCACATCATACCTAATCAGTCCCGATTTAAAGTTGAGCtgcgcatttattata encodes:
- the LOC108604311 gene encoding brain acid soluble protein 1 homolog, translated to MSDETSLQKPEAVPEVNNEEPAVDEKKTPKRTPKRLSFVERAQRESEELVRNMGGSLDVAGGRRTRSSARGTPTRAAETVTPPPSKKARTSPGSAKSGGRGRGARKLDVGADDEVEQEPVKPKSAEKQEKAATTPAKAAAASKKKDKKVEKPAEAESESKEAEETTAASTKSKETVAKPTESGDQPDAAEKLNAVEEEEEKHNNVDHAETSTNDSEEKSEVSEETAKVEDPPKSEATSPMDVDEEEKKEPEPVTTASSTPTPVADAAPAPEPVEETKPAPPTPEKEPAVEEPKSVAEGVKERTPEPMEVDGSAKNNAEPAVTEPVAEAAPAAKVEEVASAVPSTESNDVSVKEVKVDAPSVPEKEATDSEVKSTPVVNNTAAADETIKITNDVSKPVAADKAEPVAVEAPVTPVKESQVNSENKSEPNDNGEPKIVSRAAEDGENHATPQACN